The proteins below are encoded in one region of Candidatus Beckwithbacteria bacterium:
- a CDS encoding serine hydroxymethyltransferase, producing the protein MDQIFKIIKKEKQRQREELELIPSENFVSKAVMEAVGSCLMNKYAEGYPKKRYYQGNRNADEIESLCQKRALQAFGLSDKEWGVNVQPHSGCEANLAVYNALLQPGDKIMAMYLPDGGHLSHGWSLPNKKVTLVSKIWEVQFYHVNQKTEVFDYDQIEKQALKFRPKLIISGGTAYPRTINHKRMSQIAKKVRGYYLADIAHEAGLVVGGAHASPFPHADVVTFTTHKTLRGPRGAMIIGRIDLIDKINFSVFPGLQGGPHLHTIAGIAVALRETQSKPFKKYAWQVVKNAKVLALDLKKGGLKIVSGGTDKHLVLIDLRNKNLTGWVVAWALEKAGIIANRNTVPYDTGSAFYPSGLRLGTPALTSRGMKEEEMKQISQWILSVINYLKDKNLANDRDTLKKLSQDKFLQNLKAKVNALAKKYPLPGK; encoded by the coding sequence AAGGAGAAACAAAGACAGAGGGAGGAGTTGGAGCTGATCCCCTCGGAGAATTTTGTTTCAAAAGCAGTAATGGAAGCGGTCGGGTCGTGCTTAATGAATAAATATGCGGAGGGTTATCCGAAGAAACGTTATTATCAGGGAAATAGAAATGCGGATGAGATAGAAAGCTTATGCCAAAAACGCGCTTTGCAAGCCTTTGGCTTATCTGACAAGGAGTGGGGAGTGAATGTTCAGCCGCACTCCGGTTGCGAGGCTAATTTGGCAGTTTACAATGCCTTGCTTCAGCCGGGGGATAAAATCATGGCGATGTATTTGCCGGACGGCGGACATTTGTCCCACGGCTGGTCGCTGCCTAACAAAAAAGTGACTTTAGTGTCGAAGATTTGGGAGGTCCAGTTTTACCATGTTAACCAAAAAACTGAAGTTTTTGATTATGACCAGATTGAGAAGCAGGCGTTAAAATTTAGGCCCAAATTAATTATTTCCGGCGGGACAGCTTACCCGCGGACGATTAACCATAAACGAATGAGCCAGATTGCCAAAAAAGTGAGGGGTTATTATTTGGCGGATATTGCCCACGAGGCGGGTTTGGTGGTAGGCGGAGCACACGCCTCGCCGTTTCCTCATGCCGACGTGGTGACTTTCACGACCCACAAAACTTTGCGGGGGCCAAGAGGCGCAATGATTATTGGAAGGATTGATTTAATTGACAAAATTAATTTTTCAGTGTTTCCCGGGCTACAAGGTGGGCCGCATCTGCACACGATTGCCGGAATCGCGGTCGCTCTTCGTGAAACTCAGAGCAAGCCCTTTAAGAAGTATGCTTGGCAAGTGGTTAAAAATGCTAAGGTATTAGCGCTGGATTTAAAAAAAGGTGGTTTAAAGATTGTTTCCGGCGGGACAGACAAGCATTTGGTGTTAATTGATTTACGTAACAAAAATCTGACCGGTTGGGTGGTGGCCTGGGCATTGGAAAAAGCGGGGATAATCGCTAACCGTAACACCGTGCCTTACGATACCGGTTCAGCGTTTTATCCCTCGGGATTACGCCTCGGGACACCGGCCTTGACCAGCCGGGGGATGAAAGAAGAAGAAATGAAGCAGATTAGCCAGTGGATTTTAAGCGTAATTAATTACCTTAAAGATAAAAATTTAGCTAATGATAGAGATACGCTCAAAAAATTATCCCAAGATAAATTTTTACAAAACTTAAAAGCCAAAGTAAACGCATTGGCCAAAAAATACCCCTTGCCGGGAAAATAG
- the tsf gene encoding translation elongation factor Ts — translation MAVKIKANQIKKIREETGAGVMEIKGALEEAKGSETKAKEILAKKGLEKVAKRADKDTKEGQIYAYVHSGGRVAAMVKILCETDFVSRSEEFQKLTKELTMQVASMDPKDIKDLLKQPYIRDAKKTVADLVNEMAAKCKERITVKEIARMSL, via the coding sequence ATGGCAGTAAAAATTAAGGCTAACCAGATTAAAAAAATCCGGGAAGAGACCGGCGCTGGGGTAATGGAAATTAAAGGAGCCTTAGAAGAAGCCAAGGGCAGTGAAACCAAGGCCAAAGAAATTTTGGCAAAGAAAGGATTGGAAAAAGTGGCCAAGCGGGCCGATAAGGATACTAAAGAAGGTCAGATTTATGCTTATGTCCACAGCGGCGGCCGGGTAGCGGCCATGGTAAAAATTTTATGCGAAACCGATTTTGTCAGCCGAAGCGAAGAGTTTCAAAAATTAACCAAAGAATTGACGATGCAGGTGGCCAGCATGGATCCGAAAGACATTAAAGATTTGTTAAAACAGCCTTACATCCGCGATGCCAAAAAAACAGTAGCGGATTTGGTGAATGAGATGGCGGCCAAGTGCAAAGAAAGGATTACAGTGAAAGAGATTGCCAGAATGAGCCTTTGA
- the rpsB gene encoding 30S ribosomal protein S2 yields MTKKTTEYKISLKELLEAGCHFGHQARRWNPKMKTYIYAKREGVHIFDLGQTAKKLEEAMKFVRDLVKEKKQLVFIGTKRQAATVIKEEAVKCSMPYVAVRWLGGIITNWEQIKKSVDKMMDLEKRKAAGEFKKYTKRENVLIDRDIDKLNRFLGGLRNLIQQPSAIFVVDIKKEIAAVREARKKGITVIGIVDTNVDPELVDLAIPANDDAVASIKYIVGKISQAVVDGSKN; encoded by the coding sequence ATGACTAAAAAAACTACAGAATATAAGATCAGTTTAAAGGAGCTTTTGGAGGCTGGATGCCATTTTGGCCACCAGGCGCGGCGTTGGAATCCAAAGATGAAGACATATATTTATGCTAAGCGTGAAGGGGTGCATATTTTTGATTTAGGCCAGACGGCCAAAAAGCTCGAAGAAGCGATGAAGTTTGTCCGGGATTTAGTGAAAGAAAAAAAACAGCTGGTTTTTATCGGGACTAAGCGTCAGGCGGCGACGGTGATTAAAGAAGAAGCTGTCAAGTGCAGTATGCCTTACGTGGCTGTCCGCTGGCTGGGCGGGATTATTACCAATTGGGAGCAGATCAAAAAAAGTGTGGATAAAATGATGGATTTGGAAAAACGGAAAGCAGCCGGAGAGTTTAAGAAATATACCAAGCGGGAAAACGTCTTGATTGACCGGGATATTGATAAGTTAAACCGGTTTTTAGGAGGGTTAAGAAATTTGATACAACAACCCTCGGCTATTTTTGTGGTGGATATTAAAAAAGAAATTGCGGCGGTAAGGGAAGCCCGGAAAAAAGGCATCACGGTAATCGGTATTGTGGATACAAACGTCGACCCGGAATTAGTGGATTTAGCGATTCCGGCCAATGATGACGCAGTGGCCTCGATAAAATATATTGTTGGGAAAATTAGTCAGGCGGTAGTAGATGGCAGTAAAAATTAA
- a CDS encoding ribosome-recycling factor, protein MDESKLARARQKMDGVIQLVKDDLLSVQTGRAKPAMVENVKVAAYEGSGPMEIRELATISAPDPHSLVIKPWDQTVLAKIAKALQEANLGINPVVDNEIIRLSIPALTEERRQELVKSVKQKIEGGKAMLRQARGEAKKEIDDQKGVAGVSEDDIFRLNEKLQGVVDEYNKKLDELEKVKEQELMQI, encoded by the coding sequence ATGGATGAGAGTAAATTAGCGCGGGCAAGACAGAAAATGGACGGGGTAATTCAATTGGTTAAAGATGATTTATTAAGCGTGCAGACCGGCCGGGCCAAACCGGCAATGGTGGAAAATGTCAAAGTAGCGGCTTATGAAGGCTCGGGGCCGATGGAGATAAGAGAATTAGCGACAATTTCGGCACCGGACCCGCACAGCCTGGTGATTAAACCCTGGGACCAAACGGTTTTAGCCAAGATTGCCAAAGCCCTTCAGGAAGCTAATTTGGGAATTAATCCGGTGGTGGACAACGAGATTATCCGGCTGTCTATACCGGCATTAACTGAGGAAAGACGGCAGGAGTTGGTCAAGTCAGTTAAACAAAAAATTGAAGGCGGCAAAGCAATGCTGCGACAAGCCCGGGGGGAAGCTAAAAAAGAAATCGATGACCAAAAAGGCGTGGCCGGCGTGTCCGAAGACGACATTTTTAGGTTAAACGAGAAACTGCAAGGGGTAGTGGATGAATATAATAAGAAATTAGATGAGCTGGAGAAAGTTAAAGAACAAGAGCTGATGCAAATATAA